The following coding sequences lie in one Musa acuminata AAA Group cultivar baxijiao chromosome BXJ1-8, Cavendish_Baxijiao_AAA, whole genome shotgun sequence genomic window:
- the LOC135587727 gene encoding adenosylhomocysteinase-like has protein sequence MALLVEKTSTGREYKVKDLSQADFGRLEIELAEVEMPGLMACRAEFGPSKPFASARISGSLHMTIQTAVLIESLTALGAEVRWCSCNIFSTQDHAAAAIARDSAAVFAWKGETLAEYWWCTERCLDWGPAGGPDLIVDDGGDATLLIHEGVKAEEEYEKTGKLPDPASTENAEFQIVLGLIRDGLKVDPKKYRRMKERLVGVSEETTTGVKRLYQMQASGSLLFPAINVNDSVTKSKFDNLYGCRHSLPDGLMRATDVMIAGKVAVVCGYGDVGKGCAAAMKQAGARVIVTEIDPICALQALMEGIPVLTLEDVVSEVDIFVTTTGNKDIIMVEHMKKMKNNAIVCNIGHFDNEIDMHGLETYPGIKRITIKPQTDRWVFPETNTGIIVLAEGRLMNLGCATGHPSFVMSCSFTNQVIAQLELWKERETGKYEKKVYVLPKHLDEKVAALHLGKLGAKLTKLTPAQAEYISVPIEGPYKPAHYRY, from the exons ATGGCGCTGCTGGTGGAGAAGACGTCGACGGGGCGCGAGTACAAGGTGAAGGATCTCTCCCAGGCTGACTTCGGCCGCCTGGAGATCGAGCTCGCGGAGGTGGAGATGCCCGGGCTCATGGCCTGCCGCGCGGAGTTCGGCCCGTCCAAGCCCTTCGCCAGCGCCCGCATCTCTGGCTCCCTCCACATGACCATCCAGACCGCCGTCCTCATCGAGTCCCTCACCGCCCTCGGTGCCGAGGTCCGCTGGTGCTCCTGCAACATCTTCTCCACCCAGGACCACGCTGCCGCCGCGATCGCCCGTGACTCCGCCGCCGTCTTCGCCTGGAAGGGCGAGACCCTCGCCGAGTACTGGTGGTGCACCGAGCGGTGCCTCGACTGGGGCCCTGCCGGCGGCCCCGACCTTATCGTCGACGACGGCGGCGATGCGACCCTTCTCATCCACGAGGGCGTCAAAGCCGAGGAGGAGTACGAGAAGACCGGAAAGCTGCCGGATCCGGCCTCCACGGAAAACGCCGAGTTCCAGATCGTGCTCGGGCTCATTCGCGACGGGCTTAAGGTCGACCCCAAGAAGTACCGTCGGATGAAGGAGCGGCTTGTGGGCGTGTCGGAGGAAACTACCACCGGTGTTAAGCGGCTTTACCAGATGCAGGCCAGTGGCTCCCTGCTCTTCCCGGCTATCAACGTCAACGATTCCGTGACCAAGAGCAAG TTTGACAATCTGTATGGGTGCCGCCACTCTCTCCCTGATGGCTTGATGAGGGCTACCGATGTTATGATTGCCGGCAAGGTCGCCGTGGTCTGTGGCTATGGCGATGTGGGCAAGGGCTGTGCTGCTGCAATGAAGCAAGCTGGTGCCCGTGTGATTGTTACTGAAATTGACCCCATCTGTGCTCTTCAGGCCCTCATGGAGGGCATTCCTGTTCTCACACTGGAGGATGTTGTTTCTGAGGTCGACATCTTCGTGACGACCACGGGGAACAAGGACATCATCATGGTCGAACacatgaagaagatgaagaacaatGCTATCGTCTGCAACATCGGCCACTTTGACAATGAGATTGATATGCATGGGCTGGAGACTTACCCAGGCATCAAGCGCATCACCATCAAGCCCCAGACTGATCGTTGGGTGTTCCCTGAGACCAACACTGGCATCATAGTCCTTGCTGAGGGGCGTCTTATGAACCTTGGTTGTGCCACTGGCCATCCCAGTTTCGTCATGTCCTGCTCGTTCACCAACCAG GTGATAGCACAGCTGGAGTTGTGGAAGGAGAGGGAAACTGGAAAGTATGAGAAGAAGGTGTATGTATTGCCTAAGCATCTGGATGAAAAGGTGGCAGCTCTTCACCTTGGCAAGCTAGGAGCCAAGCTCACCAAGCTTACTCCAGCACAGGCCGAGTACATTAGCGTTCCCATCGAGGGTCCCTACAAGCCTGCTCACTACAGGTATTAG